The segment attaaaatcgtgataaattttgcaagttaattttcgagtaattttaagcttgaaactttttctgaagatgatttccattcatattttcttaattttcgaacaaataaaatttttcacgattcttcctcatgctgaattaaaatcgtgataaattttgcaagttaatttttgagaaattttaagcttgaaactgaataaaaagtcattctgaagatgatttccattcatattttctcaattttcgaacaaataaaatttttcacgattcttcctcatgctgaattaaaatcgtgataaattttgcaagtcaaaatttttcacgagctgaaattttaagcttgaaactgaataaaaagtcattctgaagatgatttccattcatattttcttaattttccaacaaataacatttttcaagattCTTACTCATGcttacttaaaatcgtgataaattttgcaagtcaatttttgagtaattttaagcttgaaactgaataaaaagtcattctgaagatgatttccattcatattttcttaattttcgaacaaataaaatttttcacgattcttcctcatgctgaattaaaatcgtgataaattttgcaagtcaatttttgagtaattttaagcttgaaactgaataaaaagtcattctgaagatgatttccattcatattttcttaattttcgaacaaataaaatttttcacgattcttcctcatgctgaattaaaatcgtgataaattttgcaagtcaatttttgagtaattttaagcttgaaactgaataaaaagtcattctgaagatgatttccattcatattttctcaattttcgaacatataaaatttttcacgattcttcctcatgttgacttaaaatcgtgataaattttgcaagtcaatttttgagtaattttaagcttgaaactgaataaaaagtcattctgaagatgatttccattcatattttcttaattttcgaacaaataaaatttttcacgattcttcctcatgctgaattaaaatcgtgataaattttgcaagtcaattttttagcaattttaagcttgaaactgaataaaaagtttttccattcatattttctcgagcaatttcaagcttaaaactgaataaaaagtcattctgaagatgatttccattcatattttctcaattttcgaacaaataaaatttttcacggtttttcctcatgctgaattaaaatcgtgataaattttgcaagtcaatttttgatcgatttcaagcttaaaactgaataaaaagtcattctgaagatgatttccattcatattttctcaattttcgaacaaataaaatttttcacgattcttcctcaaagtttttaagcttgaaactgaataaaaagtcattctgaagatgatttccattcatattttcttaattttcgaacaaataaaatttttcacgattctcatgctttaaaatcgtgataaattttgaagtcaaataaaatttttcacgattcctgcctgctgaattaaaatcgtgataaattttgcaagtcaatttttgagtaattttaagcttgaaactgaataaaaagtcattctgaagatgatttccattcatattttcttaattttcgaacaaataaaatttttcacgattcttcctcatgctgaattaaaatcgtgataaattttgcaagtcaatttttgagtaattttaagcttgaaactgaataaaaagtcattctgaagatgatttccattcatattttcttaattttcgaacaaataaaatttttcacgattcttcctcatgctgaattaaaatcgtgataaattttgcaagtcaatttttgagtaattttaagcttgaaactgaataaaaagtcattctgaagatgatttccattcatattttcttaattttcgaaaaaataaaatttttcacgattcttcctcatgctgaattaaaatcgtgataaattttgcaagtcaatttttgagtaattttaagcttgaaactgaataaaaagtcattctgaagatgatttccattcatattttcttaattttcgaacaaataaaatttttcacgattcttcctcatgctgaattaaaatcgtgataaattttgcaagtcaatttttgagtaattttaagcttgaaactgaataaaaagtcattctgaagatgatttccattcatattttcttaattttcgaacaaataaaatttttcacgattcttcctcatgctgaattaaaatcgtgataaattttgcaagtcaatttttgagtaattttaagcttgaaactgaataaaaagtcattctgaagatgatttccattcatattttcttaattttcgaacaaataaaatttttcacgattcttcctcatgctgaattaaaatcgtgataaattttgcaagtcaatttttgagtaattttaagcttgaaactgaataaaaagtcattctgaagatgatttccattcatattttcttaattttcgaacaaataaaatttttcacgattcttcctcatgctgaattaaaatcgtgataaattttgcaagtcaatttttgagtaattttaagcttgaaactgaataaaaagtcattctgaagatgatttccattcatattttcttaattttcgaacaaataaaatttttcacgattcttcctcatgctgaattaaaatcatgataaattttgcaagtcaatttttgagtaattttaagcttgaaactgaataaaaagtcattctgaagatgatttccatgagTTTTGATAGAGTCgacttcaaaaaattggaGTTTAGCGCTGAGTTGGTCgactttattttgaaaacttcggACGTTACTTATAATACTCTgatatcaattttcaattatcaaATGTTAATGTAGATACTttaaaatcaactttattttGCCTCcctccattttgaaaaaaagtttttgggttAAAAAGCTTGACATAAATTTGGCcttctataaaattaattttttaattaattttttaattttatttaatttttcaagttttttaaactaaattaattttttaaacttttcattttttctaaaaagttattttattatttattatttattagttatttttaaaaactattaaatttttttaaaacttttttgatttaaaattattttttttttaaatatttaaaaatcttttttaagactaaagaattttttttatttgaattttaagttcataaataatttatttttcttttcttaaaaataatttttttttatattttttttttttttttaaatttttaaaatcttgtaaaacattttcgacacatatattaaaatttttcaatattttaaaatatttagttttttaattttttttaaaaatttgcctacttaaaattttattaatttttaatacattttttcagtGATCAACATGCTCTGGACGACTTTATGCCAACTTTTCACGCCATGGATCATCCCGTACTACTTAAACGACATGCCAAATGCTGCTGCGACGTGGATTCAGCAGCTCAGTGACAACAAAGTGATGCTCCCTTGGAGTCAAAAATACGTCGAAGACGCAAAAATGTTCCTTTCTCTTTACGTGGATGTCATTAAATTCACTATCGAGTCCATTCCGcaaagtcaaattattttatcgcaCGTTCTGCATCAATACGAAGTCGGTTTCGTGAATGCCGGCATGCAAAAGTACATTTTTGAGCCACTTCATGTCCAATTATTGACTCTTCCATGGCAACTTTTCCACCCGAAATTGCATCACATCGACTTGATTCATCGAATTTTGCAGCAATTCCTTCCCGATTGTCACGCGTTTATCGGTGGAATTTTTATTCGTGTCGATTGGACCTCGTGGATGCGAAATTGCAGCGACAGTGACAAAAGTATGGCAGCTATTCTAacaattttcgtgaaaatcaGCCTGGAACCGACTTTAAGCGAAAATCCCGAGATGATTCGGTTGCTGAACGAAAGTTTGCAGTTTCCGTGGCACGTGGTGACCCCTCAGGAGTTGGAACCGATTTTCGATTGGTTAATTTTGTCATCGGATCCGCTGATGATCCTGAAAATTCCCGGAAAAATCAAAGGAGTTGACATTCCGTTGCTTCATCTGCTCATCGTTGTCGCTGGTTTTGCTGGAGAATCGATCCCAACGACGTCCAAAGCGGTAATTAACGCGAAAAAACTGCTGTATGTGCGAATGATGACTCGATTGTTACGCGGTTGTGGCACCAAATACCACCAGTTGCTCTCTGGAGTCGAAGGAACGAAAGCTTTCAACGCAATAATCGCGGATTTGTTGACTTTAATCGAGAATTCCGCCAAAAATGAGCCAGAAATCGACCGGGAAGCAAATATCACGACACTTTTCATGGAAATTCTGGGATCCCTGCAAACGCAGAGCGAATCAACAGCTCGATTGTCGGTCAATGCTGTCATCCGATGGATGTTGAGTGCCTGTCCGCAAGATATTTCCCTCTTGAGTCTCTTGTGTGTCCTCAATACCTTCAAAACGTTCAGTTTTAACGTTTGTCTCCTCATTGAACagacaattttcaattatctCAAACAAACCGACTCGAGTGACGTCCTCAAACTCACGACGTGGAAAAGTGTCGTCACGCGAATGGTCAATTTTACCGCAGTTGACGTGCCTTTGCTCATCCAAAATGACTTGTTGCTGTGTTTGCATCTCTTTTTGCTCGAAAGATTGCGGATTTGTGACTCAAATGGCGACCGGATTATGTTTCTGCAAAgtgtttttgttcattttgataaatttaaggcGACGGAAGCCACGGAAGGTCAGTGGTTTTTGAATATTGGACTTTTTATCGATGTTGGGATGAAAAGTCTCGATGGAGCAGCTACTTTTATGCTGAGTTTGGcgagatttttgttgaatgatGTCACGCAAACGGAACGGTGGGGTGATGGATTGTTGGGAGCGATTGGACTGAAACGGGATTCTGTCAGTAATTCGTAagtattttactaaaaaaaaaaaaaataaaattaattttttaaaataaaaaaaaattgaataaaaaaaaaatctttaaaattggatttttttaaaaaaatttatgacgaaaatttaaaaaaaaatccgaacaaaatttaaatttttggttttcaataccacttaaaatttattttaaaattaaaattaaatggaatatttttttgattcatttttttttcaaaaaaattattttaatttttaaaataaaaaaacctaaaatatgctgatatttaattaaattaaaaaattaaaaaaatttgttaaaaaaatttagagaaaaaaaatcaggccGATCTTAGTAAAattcaagaataaaaaaataaaatatttaaaaattttatttgatttcaaaaattaaaaattttaaaaatacttggagagctgtttttaaaaatatccgtCAAATATTCGTTCAATagtattttaggaaaaatatacgtttgtgatattttttttagagatctTTGCCAAAACctgctaaattaaaaattttaatacgataatttttgtaaatattttgaaaaacttttgaaaatttattgaaaaattatgaaaaaatatatattttttactttttagtcatgagaaagttcaaaataaattaaaagggccgaaaaaataaaatttttaaacaaatttaatttttttaatttttatttaattttttttttttttttaatttttatttaattttttaaattttttttttatttaatttttaaattttattattttatttttgagtttttttcatttttttaacttaaaaaattaactaaataattttttttaatttttatttattttttttttaattaatttttatttttttaatttaatttttttttaattaattttttttttttttttatttttattttatttttttatttttttttttgaaatactttttcctatttttttttaacttaaaaaatttgattttagaaattcaactaaaaaattaaaaataataaattattttttttttaattttttatttataattttttttttttttataattttttgattttttttttttttttttgccccatttttaaaaatggggcatgggacaaaaagttcaaaaaaaatttggagcggcctaatttatttttttttattttgatttttttcattttttaacttaaaaaattaattaaatacataaattttttttccagcaaACGAATTCTATCCCGATGTCTCGCTTGTCTCATCTTCTCATTCTACGTTGATGAAGCCACATATCCCGATGCCCCCAAAATTCGTACCGAATATCGATCAGCAATCGACGACCTCAAACTCCAAATCAGCTCGAAAAAATACTCGCAGCAACGTGAAGCCACATTGGAAGTCATCAAACAACTCGAACGCGGTCAAGAAGCCAAAGAGGACGAACAACAAATGGGAAGTGCGGCAATTATTCGTCTTTTTTACAAAGACCACTTTTTGGAAACAGTCGAAAATGCttggaattgaatttttttactacaaaaaaataattttattactacGGTTAAAGCTTAGCTTTGAAtttgtctttaaataaaaaaaaaatcctcgtcATGAgatagaatttaataaatttttggtctcTTCAGCGTTAAAATCGTCAATATCAGCTCCAAAAATGTCCgaaaaactttgtaaaaattttggcaaGGCAGCGTCGatggtaattttttcttttagttctTCCGACAACGAAGTCACGCCTTTTCCCGGAATGCCACACGGCACAATGTGTTCGAACCAGTTGAGATCCGTGCAGCAATTTAATGCGAGACCATGCGTTGTTACGTAACGACTTCCATGAACGCCAATTGCACAAATTTTCCGGTCTTCGACCCAAACGCCGGTGTCCGCGGTGGTTCGAGCTTCGATGCcgtattttttgcacaaatcgATGACAGTTTTCTCCACGTGACACACAAACCACTTCATGCTCGGCtggaaattcttcaaattgacAATTGGATAGGCGACTAGTTGACCGGGCCCATGGAACGTAATGAGACCGCCGCGATTCGTTTTGTGAAATTCGGCGCCGAGACGTTTTAGGCGTTCTTCGTCCTGAATCGTGTATTGTTTGGTCCGAATGCCGATCGTGTAAACCGGAGGATGTTCCGTGATGACGAGAATGTTGCTGAAAGTCCCGTTGAGAACGTGTTGCGACAAGGTTTTTTGCAAAACGAGAGATTTCGTGTAAGGCAGGAGGCCTGTTCGTAAAACTCGAACTAagcgtttcatttttttttcttaatttctagattttttgtaatttttttgagattattACAGATTTTCTTGCGTCGATGGTGTCGGTGGTGGACTTTTGTTGAGAATCATTTGGATTCTTTCGTATTCGACTAACAGCTCGTCAAGGTCATTTCTTTTTTCGCGATCCTCTCGTTCAAAGTCTTTTTCTAATTCCAGCAGCAGGACCTTGATTTCTTCCTcggttttgtgtttttcttccaaatatcgtattttttgaaagacgAGTTGTGATGCctacgagagagagaaatgtGAATGAAACAGCTGATTGATAAGACGGAATGTCAAAATAAACATATGGCGCCATATGacaaatgaaaacaaattttaaatcttgttTGGGGCgcgaaatggcaaaaaatcaagaatgaaaaattttttcgattttattttaacaatttttttttgtagaaattcttagaaaataccgaatactttaaaaattaggatttgttttttgcaaatttcaaaaatcttttacaatttttaaacacaaaaaatttttgaggaaatttttaaagatttataataattttgtaatttttcgatatttttttaaaaaaaattttattattttgaataaatttttaatccacttttatttaaaacaaatttcttaaaattttttatgtcttctaaaattcaaaacttttttaaaaaatcctcagaaaaaattttttaactttaaatttttaactttttatataaaatttagtcaaaatcatctaaaatattacaaaaattttaaattttaattaaattttgtatattttttgtcacttttttcttatgaaaatcataaattaattctttaaaaaaaaaataatttaaatttaaaatagtaaaattgcccaaaaaaaaaatccctctaaattttctttcaaaaaaattttaaaaatttctgttaaaaattttactttttaccaCTTTTTTATACTCGAAATGCtaatttcttctttcaaaagattaaaaatttgcataaaaattaacttttacttACTATGACATCAATTGCTGCATAAATTTGTTGCTCTTCGCTCAAAATTCTGTTCCACTCTGACATTCGAACTGCTTTGTCTTTATTGATGTtcgtttttaactaaatttcaataagaatttttaataaaaattgatttttcataaattttacttacaaaTTCCTTCACAAGTCTTTCCATACTCCAATTTTCGCCGACGTTAAGGACTCTATTGGCGTAACTTCCCAAATCACAGCATCTAGCGACAAGTGGATCCGTGTCTCCGACTTCTTTGAAATCTCTTCCTAACTTTCGTAGGTcactaaaatgtaaaatttttattttttttgtcgattttcagctcaaaaatgagaaaatttactttttaattttgtttccaTGCAGCAATAATTTTGGATGTCGCACTAATTCGATGAGCGACTGGGGCAAAGTGTCAAATTTCCACACTTGGAACAGATAACAAACATTTAATGAGAACGAAAATTGTATCAAAGCAGTCTTGAGAGGTCCCGTTCTGTACGTGAAAGGCCATTCCATGTCAAAACCCACTGGAAGTAGACCGACGCCATCGggaatgtttttgtttacccaatttctaaaagaaaaaaatatcgtgaaatttaagaaaaaaataattttttcaaagtgaCTCACAAAAGTTCTCGTGATGCTTGCTCGATTTCATCATATTCggtcaaataataaattttcttctcataaGACAAGCACTTGGCAGCTTTTAATCTGGCATTAACTTGAGCGAATCTTGCTGCTTTTATCCTTTCCTGGTCCGGGCCGGTGCAGTAACTCGAGTAATTTGGCGGTTGATcctaaaaatgtaagaaatttttaattttttgagtaaaaattggGATTGGATGAACTTACCATCAGTCGATTTGTATTAGAAGCGGAGGAAGAACTTGcgttttgttgcattttcgtGGAAAATCTCACAATTAAatatccattaatttttttatttaatttatttcgtaTTTGTTATCACTTTTCCgctcatcaaaatatttacctaagGTTTTCTTTCGGATCGCAACACAACGATTAGGGTTACCAAATgcctttttttatgtcttacTCTGAAACTCAAAAGTCTCcccaaattttagaaaaattttaaaaaattctgaatttcttatgaataaataaatttctattattatttaaaataaattgtattaaataataaaacaaaaataaaaatttcaatgcaagagacttaaaacttttttacaaatttttctttcatttgagGTCTTTTCCAAAAAGTAACAAAGAgtttatcaaagaaaaaaattaaaaatttcaaaaatgttgtaTGTGATTCTTAACGTTAACGGCGTTATGAAAATACAGTAAACTAATCATAGGAATCCGTGTTTAACAGTTTTTATCGA is part of the Culicoides brevitarsis isolate CSIRO-B50_1 chromosome 3, AGI_CSIRO_Cbre_v1, whole genome shotgun sequence genome and harbors:
- the LOC134836179 gene encoding putative lipoyltransferase 2, mitochondrial; this translates as MKRLVRVLRTGLLPYTKSLVLQKTLSQHVLNGTFSNILVITEHPPVYTIGIRTKQYTIQDEERLKRLGAEFHKTNRGGLITFHGPGQLVAYPIVNLKNFQPSMKWFVCHVEKTVIDLCKKYGIEARTTADTGVWVEDRKICAIGVHGSRYVTTHGLALNCCTDLNWFEHIVPCGIPGKGVTSLSEELKEKITIDAALPKFLQSFSDIFGADIDDFNAEETKNLLNSIS
- the LOC134836177 gene encoding 3'-5' exonuclease is translated as MQQNASSSSASNTNRLMDQPPNYSSYCTGPDQERIKAARFAQVNARLKAAKCLSYEKKIYYLTEYDEIEQASRELLNWVNKNIPDGVGLLPVGFDMEWPFTYRTGPLKTALIQFSFSLNVCYLFQVWKFDTLPQSLIELVRHPKLLLHGNKIKNDLRKLGRDFKEVGDTDPLVARCCDLGSYANRVLNVGENWSMERLVKEFLKTNINKDKAVRMSEWNRILSEEQQIYAAIDVIASQLVFQKIRYLEEKHKTEEEIKVLLLELEKDFEREDREKRNDLDELLVEYERIQMILNKSPPPTPSTQENL